From Clarias gariepinus isolate MV-2021 ecotype Netherlands chromosome 2, CGAR_prim_01v2, whole genome shotgun sequence, one genomic window encodes:
- the LOC128510238 gene encoding tripartite motif-containing protein 16-like protein translates to MAEASISVDQDQFICPVCLDLLKDPVTIPCGHSFCKVCVNGHWDQEDQKGVYSCPQCRDTFTPRPVLRRNNMLAEVVEKLKEKKKTGVQAASPAHCYAGPGDVGCDICTERTRKAVKSCLTCLASFCETHLTPHYGVPGLRQHTLTEASSKLQEKICSKHNKLIEIYCRTDQTCICYLCTMDNHRGHDTITAAAERAEKQSKIRREQMKSQQRIQEKQKKVQEVKQAVNTIKLSAQTAVKDTERIFTELISFIEKKRSEVTELIRAQEKTELSQAERLLEQLERKIADLQRKDTELEQLSQIQDNVQFLQALASGHRSPPMDRPSFLSSSIRVNQHLSFDGVGNSISDLKKRLEEFYKEEFNKIPPHGKRSSATVQIFSPPEPQSREEFLKYYRYLTLDPNTTHRRLILSEKNKVVCFSKSEQPYPDHPERFDHWVEVLCKESVYGCCYWEVAWSGVMSIVVSYKDVGRKGGGHDAMLGHNNKSWRLWCFPSSPCFYHNNIKADLKAPLASKIGVYVDHSAGTLSFYSVSGDTMKLLHRVHTTFTQPLYAGFGFDWVDSAMRLCDPK, encoded by the exons ATGGCTGAGGCCAGTATTTCAGTAGATCAGGACCAGTTcatctgtccagtgtgtctggatctCCTGAAGGATCCGGTGACTATCCcctgtggtcacagtttctgtaaggtgtgtgttaatggtcactgggatcaggaggatcagaagggcgtctacagctgtcctcagtgcagagacactttcactccaaggcctgttctacgcagaaacaacatgctggctgaagtggtggagaaactgaaggagaaaaagaagactGGAGTCCAAGCTGCTTCTCCTGCTCACTGTTACGCTGGACCTGGAGATGTGGGGTGTGATATCTGCACTGAGAGAACACGCAAAGCCGTCAAGTCCTGTCTGACGTGTCTGGCTTCATTTTGTGAAACTCATCTAACACCTCATTATGGAGTTCCTGGTTTGAGACAACACACATTAACTGAAGCCTCATCAAAACTTCAAGAGAAGATCTGCTCTAAACATAACAAACTGATTGAGATCTACTGCCGCACTGATCAAACCTGCATCTGTTATTTGTGTACGATGGATAATCACAGAGGACACGACACCATCACAGCCGCAGCAGAAAGAGCTGAGAAACAG AGTAAAATAAGGAGGGAGCAGATGAAATCCcagcagagaatccaggagaagcagaagaaggtgcaggaggtgaaacaggctgtgaacactataaag CTGAGTGCACAGACAGCAGTAAAGGACACGGAGAGgatctttactgagctgatcagCTTCATCGAGAAAAAGCGCTCGGAGGTGAcggagctgatcagagctcaggagaagaCTGAACTGAGTCAAGCTGAACGACTCCTGGAGCAACTGGAGCGGAAGATTGCTGATCTTCAGAGGAAAgacactgagctggagcagctttcaCAAATACAGGATAACGTCCAGTTCCTCCAG GCTTTAGCATCTGGACATCGATCTCCCCCAATGGACAGACCATCATTTCTGTCATCCAGCATCCGTGTCAATCAACATCTCTCATTTGATGGAGTGGGGAATTCTATCTCAGATCTGAAGAAGAGACTCGAGGAATTCTATAAGGAGGAATTCAACAAAATCCCTCCACATGGTAAGAGGAGCT CTGCAACAGTTCAGATCTTTTCACCACCAGAGCCACAGAGCAGAGAAGAGTTtctgaaat attaccgttatctgactctggatcccaacacGACACATCGTAGACTCATTCTGTCTGAGAAGAACAAAGTGGTGTGCTTCAGTAAGAGTGAGCAGCCATACCCTgatcatccagagagatttgaTCACTGGGTTGAGGTGTTGTGTAAGGAGAGTGTGTATGGAtgctgttactgggaggtggcGTGGAGCGGTGTTATGTCCATAGTAGTCTCATATAAAGACGTCGGTAGGAAAGGAGGGGGTCATGACGCTATGTTGGGACACAACAATAAGTCCTGGCGTCTGTGGTGTTTTCCTTCTTCTCCCTGTTTCTATCACAACAACATTAAGGCTGATCTCAAAGCTCCATTAGCCTCCAAaataggagtgtatgtggatcacagtgcaggaactctgtccttctacagcgtcTCTGGCGACACGATgaagctcctccacagagtccacaccacattcactcagcctctgtacGCTGGGTTTGGGTTCGACTGGGTTGACTCTGCTATGAGATTGTGTGATCCAAAAtaa